In Cystobacter fuscus DSM 2262, the genomic stretch ATGAGGGGAACTTCTTCGGCCGGAGCATCGACAGCGCGCGCTATGGCTTCGATCTGGTGCGCACGAACGACACGGAAGTCAGTGGCGTGGGAGAGCGGACGGATCGCGAGACGGATCAGGGCAATGTGCGCCTGGCCTATACCTTCCAGCACGCCGAGTCCTTCCAGACGGAGATCGGCCTGTCCGGGATGGCCGGTGGCATCTACAACGCCCAGACGAAGGGCATGGGCTGGCGCTGGGCCGCGGCGGCGCACGTCCATGGCCAGTATGGCCCCCTGGGGCTCCAGTTCCAGGCCCTGTCCTATGCGTTCAATCCGGCCGGGCCCCCCGAGCAGGATCGCCGGTACGTCGTCATGGGCGCGTTCGAGTCGGCCTACAAAGTGGCCAGCCGGGCCCACATGTTCATCGCGAACATCAGCTACACCTGGCTGCCGTCACGCGGGCTCATCAGCTCGGTGGTCGTCTACAATGATTACGCCCTCATGCCGAAGCTGGAGCATGGGTTCGTCGCCTCGCAACAGAACGTCACCGGCTGCCATGTCGCGGCGGGCCCCGTCCACGCCTTCCTCGAGCTCATCTCCGGGCGCAACCACCCCTTCCTGGGAGGCGATTCCTCGGCCCTGGCGGAGGGACGCGAAGACGCGGCGTGGGGCTTCCGGCCCAATCTGAGCCTGGGTTACGTCTTCTAGCCCGCTAGAGATAGCTCATCCAGGCACTGCCACTGCGACGCTTGAGCCGGACGAAGGCACGGCAACAGGGGAAGAGCGGCACGACGAGCACCGCCGCCAACAACCACAACTGGAGCGGGGAGCCAACGCCCAGCCGGTCACCGACGTTCGGGCCGAGCAGCGCCAGCCCGAGCCGGTACAACCCATGCAGCACGTACAGGTGGAGCAGGTAGAAGAAGAGCGGTGCCCCGCCGAAGACGCCGAGGGCGTCCGTCACCCGCCCCCGCCAGCGCTCGAACAGCGCGAGCAGCACCAGGCCCACGCCGAGCGTCACCAGCAGGAAGTCCGCCGAGGGGGGGTACTTGGTGAGGTTGAAGAACGACAGCACGGTGCCGAGCGCCTCGGGGCCCGTCCGCCAGGGCACGGGCTCGCCGTACCCGTTGAGGGCGCGCAAGAGTCCGAAGCCCGCCAGCGACGCTCCGGCCAGACGCATGAGCCACCGTTGGCGCACGTCCGGGGCAACCCCTGGCCGGAACAGTCCGCCGAGCGCGTACCCGGCCGCGATGACGCCCACCCACGGCAGGACGGGATACGAGGTGCGTGCCCGCACGCCCCCGGGCAGATCCAACCAGCCGCGATCATGGAGGATGGCCCAGAGCGAATGGCCCGGCTCGCCCGGCGCGAAGGCGAGGGGCGAGAGCAGGTTGTGGCCGAGCATGATGGCCAGCGCCACCGTGACGAGCACGGGACGGGGCAACCACAGCAGACCCGCCAACGCCATCATGCTCAACCCGATGGCCCAGATGACCTGGAGGTAGATGACTCGCGGTGGCAGCTCGAAGGTCCACGCGAAGTTCACGAGCGTCACCTCGAGCAGGACGAGGAACAAGCCCCGCTTGAGCAGGAAGGCGGAGGCCGCTCCCCGCCCCCCGTGTTTGACGGCATAGAGCGAGGTGGCCAACCCCGTGAGCAGCACGAACACCGGCGCGCACAGGTGGGCGGTGAACCGCGTGAGGACCAGCGCGGGAGCGGTGACGGACAGATCCATGGGGTCGGCCACCTGCGCGTGCAGGTAGAAGAACTCGCGCGCGTGATCCACCAGCATCAGCAACATCACCAGTCCACGCAGGGCATCGATGGACGTGATTCGCTGGGACGAAGATTTCGGGTCACCTGACGACATGAAACTGATCTACTTGGAGCCCCATGCGAAACGAAGTCCTCGTGAGACCAGAACTGCCCCATGAGGCCGAGGCCATACGGAACGTGAATGCCCGCGCCTTCGGGCGCGACGCGGAGGCCGGGCTCGTCGACGCGCTTCGCGGCGCGGGGGGTGTCACGCTGTCGCTCGTCGCATGGGTAGGCGAGCAGGTGGTGGGGCACATCCTCTTCTCCCCCGTCGAGATCGACAGGGGCGGCGGCCAGGACGCCGCCGTGGGCCTGGGACCCATGGCCGTGCTTCCGGACCACCAGCGACACGGCGTCGGCGCGCGGCTCATCCGTGCCGGAATCGACCAGCTTCGCGAGGCCGGACACGGCGCCGTCGTGGTGCTCGGGCACCCCGACTACTACCCCCGCTTTGGCTTCGCCCGCGCGAGCCGCTTCGGGCTGCGGTGGGAGGAAGAGTGCCCGGACGAGGCCTTCATGGCCCTGGAGCTGCGCGAGGGCTTCCTGGGCACGCGGCCCGGCATCGTCCGCTACCGGCCCGAATTCAGCGCGGTGTAACGCCCGCCTCCCCCTCGGGCGCACTCGACCCTTGCTCCGGGGTCGTTTGGTTGATAAACATATCAATCAAAAGAACGAAGGAGCGGCCCATGCCTCGTACGGCGGAGCAGTTCGAGCAGCTCAAGGGAGAGCGTCGGCAGGCGCTGCTGGGCGTGGCCCGCCGTGTGTTCGCGCGCAAGGGATTGGCGGCCACCAAGATTGGGGAGATCGCCACCGAGATGGGCATCAGCTACGGGCTCGTCTACCACTACTTCCCTCACAAGGAGACCCTGTTCGCCGCGGCGATCGAGGACGCGCTCCAAGCCTGGGAGACATTCTTCGCGGACGTGCAGCGCACACCGGGCACGCCGTGGGAGCGGCTCGAGACGGTGTGCACGCGGATGATCCAGAGCGTGCACGAGGCGCCCGAGACGCTGTTGCTCATCGTGCGCGCGCTCACCGAGGACGAGGCCCCCCGCGCGGTGCGTGACGCGCTGGCCCGCTACAAACGGCAGTGCCACGAGCAGGTCGCGGGGCTCATCGCGGAAGGGCAACGCACGGGAGACGTCGCCTCCGGTGCGCCCATGGACATCGCGCGCGCGATGATGGCCCTCATCCAGGGGCTGGCGATCAGCAGGGCCCTGGATGAACACGCGCCCCCACTCCCCATCGAGGTGCTGCTTCGCCTCGTGAGAGCACCGCCCGCCGCCGGGACGCGACGGCGCGATCCCGCTTCACGCCACCGCCTCGCCAGAACGTAAGACAGCCAGCGCATTGCCTTTCGAGCCCCACCCGGAGACCCCACATGCATCGCTTCGCCTACAAGTCCCTGCTCGCTTCCCTGTTGCTGGGGAGCAGCCTGTCCCTGGCCGCTCCTCCTCCGGCCTATCGCCAGGAGGTGGTCGTGGCCGGCTCTCCCTTCCAGGGCGTCCATGGAATGGCACTCGATGGCAAGGGACACCTGCTGGCCAGCAACCTGCTCGGCCAGTCGGTCCACTCCATCGACCTGAACAGTGGCGCGGTGTCCACCCTGGTGGGGCCTCCGCTGGGCGGCGCGGATGATGTCGCCCTGGGGCCCGATGGCTCCATCTACTGGACCGGCTATTTCTCCGGCAAGTTGATGAAGCGCACTCCGGATGGAAAGACGCGCGCCATCGCCAAGGAGCTGCCGGGCCTCAACTCGCTGGCCTTCCGCCGCGATGGCCGGTTCTACGTCACCCAGCTCGGCCGGGCCGATGCGCTGTGGGAAGTGGATCCGAACGGGAAGAAGCCTCCTCGTCAGGTCATCTCCAAGCCCGGCTTCCTCAATGGCTTCGAGTTCGGCACGGATGACAAGCTCTACGGCCCGATCCTGCTCAAGGGACAGATTGCCCGGGTGGACGTGGACACGGGCAGCATCGAGACCGTGGCGGAGGGCTTCGCGATGCCGGTGGCCGCGAACTTCGACTCCAGCCGTGAGAACCTCTTCGTGGTCGACTCGGCGAAGGGCGAGCTGGTCCGCGTCCGGGTGGCCACGGGAGACAAGCAGGTCGTCGCGAAGCTGCCCACCGGGCTCGACAACCTGGTGGTGGGCCCCGATGACCAGGTGTACGTGTCCAACATGGTGGACAATGACATCCGCGTGGTGAATCCCGCCGATGGCTCCGTCCGGCAGCTCGTCGAGGCGCGCTTGAGCGTGCCTTCCGGCATCGCCGTCGCGCCGGAGGATGAGGACGAGCAGCTGTATGTGGCGGATGTGTATGCCCTTCGCCGGGTGGGCGGACGGGATGGAAAGATTACCCAGACGACCCGGGCGCTCTCCACCCGGATGACCTTCCCGATGAACGTGAGCCTGGGCGCGAAGCACGTGGTGCTCAGCAGTGCCTATCTGGCCAGCGTGCAGGTGCTGGAGCGGGCCACGGGAGACATCCTGCGGACCCTTCCCAACACGAATGGCGTCCAGGGCGCGCTCGAGCTGCCCGATGGCACGCTGCTCGTCGCCGAGGCCGCCACGGGCCGGCTCGTGAAGGTGGACGCCGCCGAGCCCGCGGGGACCACGGTGCTCGCCGAGGGGTTGAAGGGGCCAGTGGGGCTCGCGGCCGACACGGAGGCGGAGGAGCCGGGGGTGTACGTCACCGAGGTGCGCTCGGGGAACGTGACCCGGGTGCGTCTGTCGGATGGCGCCCGGCGCACGGTGGCCAAGGGCCTCAAGGCCCCCGAGGGCATCGCCCGGCATCCCGACGGGGGCTTGATCGTGGCGGAGGTGGGCCGCAAGCAACTGGTGCGCATCGATCCGGCCACGGGACGCTCCACCGTGCTCGCGCGCAACCTGCGCATCGGTCTGCCCGAGAGCGAGGGCCTGCCGCCGGGCTACCTCCCCACGGGTGTCGCCGTGGGCCGCTCGGGGACCATCTACCTGACGTCCGACATGGAGAGCGCCCTCTACCGCTTCGTGCCGGTGCCCTGACGGGGGCCGTACGCCCTCAAGACTCGGGGTGTCGCTGGTCTCCGTGCCGTGGAAGTGCACCACCGTGGACGCTCCCGGCGGCGTGGGGACGTGCAGCACGTAGACCGTCGAGCCCTCCGGCCCGGGAATCCGCAGCAGGGTGGTACCTGGAATGCGGAGTGCTGGCACACGGCTTCGCGCCGGTGCGCCGCGAGAAGTGCGGCCATTTCCGCTCCCTCAAGCGGAGGCGGAGCTGGGGCTGGAGGAGAAGCGCCCGGCCCTGGCTGCGACGGTGGCGTCGACGAAGGAGCGCACGCCGCGATTGGATGGGGCGGGGCTGCTGCCCCGTCCTTTCGCGCTGGATGTCTTCGCCTGCTCTGGTTATGGGGTATGTCCAACTGAACTGGGGCAGGCTCACCCTACTAGCAGGAGACGAGGACGCACGACGTCGCCGTCTTGCAGCTCATGCACTTCGTCTGCGGGAAGGCGGGGCTATCGAAGCCGGGGCAGTCGTAATAGTACGTATTGTAATAGAGCGACGACTCGCCCTCGAACGACCGGTAGTCGGGATCGCAGTCGTACTGCTCGTAGCCCACCACCGTCGTGCGCGTGGAATCGCTGTAGTACGTCCGGGTCCAGCCAGACGACGGCAGCGACTGCTGCACGCACTCCACGGGCTGCGCGCCGGGCTCGGTGCCCTCGGCCTCCTCCGGAGGGCCCATGCAGGCGGAGAGGGAGAGGGCGAAACCCAACGCGATGAGGCTCTTCTTCAGCGCCCGACAAAGGAGTGGCGTCTGGCGACAGCTCCGTGGCGTGGGCGCGTGTCAGGTGCCTTGGGCCTCCTGCGTCCCGGGGCTCATGAAATCCGAACGAATATTCATTCCCACGCCCTGTGCTCCCCAGTCCCTGTGCTGGAGCGGCGAGACGCTCATCGACTGGGTCGATGGTGGCGTCCAGTACGGGTTGGACGGGAAGATCGCCGATCCCCACGTCCGCTATGCCTACCACTTCGATGCCGCGGTGATGTCGCGGGATGGCCAGTACGCCGTTCTCTACGAGAAGCTCGGCACCAAGGGGCTCCTGCTTCGGAACGGGGAGGTGGTGCGGGAACTCAACCGCAGCTTCTACCAGGCGAACAAATACGAATATCCCGTTGCCCTCGTGATCCTGCCGAGCGGCCGCACGCTCCTGGCCCACTGTCCCGAGGAGTATTGCCGCCTGGAGCTCGAGGACGCCGAGACAGGAGAGCGGCTCACCCGGCGGGACGGCGACTCACCGGACTTCTTCCACTCCCGGCTCCAGTTCAGCCGCGATGGCCGCTACCTGCTCAGCGCGGGGTGGATCTGGCATCCGGTGGACGCGGCGCACGTCTACGACGTGGCCCGTGCGATCGAGCAGCCCGGGACGTTGGACAAGCCCCAGGACTTCAAGGTGGGGGATGCGTTCCTGGAGGTGCACTCGGCGGCCTTCGGGGCACGGGACACGGTCGTCCTGAATTGCTCCGGTCTGGACGGGGACGACACATCCTTCGGAGACGGAGGGGAGACGAGTGACGTGCGCCTTGGGGTGTACTCGCTCACCGACCGGCGCTTCGTGTCCATGGCGCTCGCGCAGCAGGCGCCGGGGACGCTGATGGCGATGGACAACTACGCGGTGGGGTTCTTCGGGCACCCCCATCGCATCGAGCTGGCGACGGGCCGGGTCGTGGAGAGCTGGCCGGAGCTCGCCACGGGCCAGCAATCCAGCAGCATCATCGGTTTCCTCAAGTCCAAACAACCGCCGATCGCGATGGATCCGGTGGGGCGCCGC encodes the following:
- a CDS encoding SMP-30/gluconolactonase/LRE family protein; translated protein: MHRFAYKSLLASLLLGSSLSLAAPPPAYRQEVVVAGSPFQGVHGMALDGKGHLLASNLLGQSVHSIDLNSGAVSTLVGPPLGGADDVALGPDGSIYWTGYFSGKLMKRTPDGKTRAIAKELPGLNSLAFRRDGRFYVTQLGRADALWEVDPNGKKPPRQVISKPGFLNGFEFGTDDKLYGPILLKGQIARVDVDTGSIETVAEGFAMPVAANFDSSRENLFVVDSAKGELVRVRVATGDKQVVAKLPTGLDNLVVGPDDQVYVSNMVDNDIRVVNPADGSVRQLVEARLSVPSGIAVAPEDEDEQLYVADVYALRRVGGRDGKITQTTRALSTRMTFPMNVSLGAKHVVLSSAYLASVQVLERATGDILRTLPNTNGVQGALELPDGTLLVAEAATGRLVKVDAAEPAGTTVLAEGLKGPVGLAADTEAEEPGVYVTEVRSGNVTRVRLSDGARRTVAKGLKAPEGIARHPDGGLIVAEVGRKQLVRIDPATGRSTVLARNLRIGLPESEGLPPGYLPTGVAVGRSGTIYLTSDMESALYRFVPVP
- a CDS encoding GNAT family N-acetyltransferase, yielding MRNEVLVRPELPHEAEAIRNVNARAFGRDAEAGLVDALRGAGGVTLSLVAWVGEQVVGHILFSPVEIDRGGGQDAAVGLGPMAVLPDHQRHGVGARLIRAGIDQLREAGHGAVVVLGHPDYYPRFGFARASRFGLRWEEECPDEAFMALELREGFLGTRPGIVRYRPEFSAV
- a CDS encoding TetR/AcrR family transcriptional regulator codes for the protein MPRTAEQFEQLKGERRQALLGVARRVFARKGLAATKIGEIATEMGISYGLVYHYFPHKETLFAAAIEDALQAWETFFADVQRTPGTPWERLETVCTRMIQSVHEAPETLLLIVRALTEDEAPRAVRDALARYKRQCHEQVAGLIAEGQRTGDVASGAPMDIARAMMALIQGLAISRALDEHAPPLPIEVLLRLVRAPPAAGTRRRDPASRHRLART
- a CDS encoding DUF1624 domain-containing protein, which gives rise to MSSGDPKSSSQRITSIDALRGLVMLLMLVDHAREFFYLHAQVADPMDLSVTAPALVLTRFTAHLCAPVFVLLTGLATSLYAVKHGGRGAASAFLLKRGLFLVLLEVTLVNFAWTFELPPRVIYLQVIWAIGLSMMALAGLLWLPRPVLVTVALAIMLGHNLLSPLAFAPGEPGHSLWAILHDRGWLDLPGGVRARTSYPVLPWVGVIAAGYALGGLFRPGVAPDVRQRWLMRLAGASLAGFGLLRALNGYGEPVPWRTGPEALGTVLSFFNLTKYPPSADFLLVTLGVGLVLLALFERWRGRVTDALGVFGGAPLFFYLLHLYVLHGLYRLGLALLGPNVGDRLGVGSPLQLWLLAAVLVVPLFPCCRAFVRLKRRSGSAWMSYL